Proteins co-encoded in one Streptococcus ruminicola genomic window:
- a CDS encoding GNAT family N-acetyltransferase encodes MAEIKVEKVTLDKLDMLQKLSIDTFRETFGFDNTEEELQEFFNENYTLAQLEKDVTDVESDVRFVKVDGREVGFMKVNWGAAQTEHELKNAFEIQRIYILSECQGLGLGKKLFELALDMAKAGEFDWAWLGVWEGNVKAQGFYRKYGFEKFSEHSFKVGDKVDTDWLMRKALKE; translated from the coding sequence ATGGCGGAAATCAAAGTTGAAAAAGTGACCTTGGATAAGTTAGATATGCTACAAAAATTGAGCATCGATACTTTTCGTGAAACATTTGGTTTTGATAACACCGAAGAAGAACTTCAAGAATTTTTCAATGAGAATTATACTTTAGCGCAACTTGAAAAAGATGTGACAGATGTAGAATCTGATGTTCGCTTTGTCAAAGTTGATGGGCGCGAGGTTGGCTTTATGAAAGTGAACTGGGGCGCAGCACAGACAGAGCATGAACTAAAAAATGCCTTTGAAATCCAACGTATTTACATTCTTAGTGAATGTCAGGGACTTGGCTTAGGTAAGAAATTATTTGAGCTGGCGCTTGATATGGCTAAGGCAGGTGAATTTGATTGGGCTTGGTTAGGTGTCTGGGAAGGCAATGTCAAAGCTCAAGGTTTCTACCGCAAATATGGATTTGAAAAATTTTCAGAGCACTCATTTAAAGTTGGCGATAAAGTAGACACAGATTGGCTTATGCGAAAAGCCTTAAAAGAATAA
- the pheT gene encoding phenylalanine--tRNA ligase subunit beta, giving the protein MLVSYKWLKELVDVDVTTHELSEKMSTTGIEVEGVSSPSEGLTKLVVGHVVSCEDVPETHLHLCQVDTGDDELRQIVCGAPNVTAGIKVIVAVPGARIADNYKIKKGKIRGMESLGMICSLQELGLPESIIPKEFSDGIQILPEDAKPGDSIFPYLDLDDEIVELSITPNRADALSMRGVAHEVAAIYGKEVHFPEKELKEVSKAAKDVIDVAIESDKVLTYKARVVENVTVKPSPQWLQNLLMNAGIRPINNVVDVTNYVLLYFGQPMHAFDLNKFEDNKIVARNARAGEKLVTLDGEERELTEEDLVITVADKPVALAGVMGGQATEIDNASKNVVLEAAVFDGTAIRRTGSRLNLRSESSARFEKGINYATVDEALDFAAAMLTELAEGDVLAGRVEAGSVPTEDVEVSTTLDYVNVRLGTELTFADIEDVFAKLGFGLSGNADKFTVSVPRRRWDIAIQADLVEEIARIYGYDNLPTTLPEAAGTAGELTATQKLRRKMRSIAEGAGLTEIVSYALTTPEKATEFTLQPSNLTELMWPMSVERSVLRQNVVSGMLDTIAYNVARKNSNLAIYEIGKVFEQKGNPKEELPNEISTFAFAISGLVAEKDFQTKATPVDFFYAKGIVEAIFNKLDLTVEYVAEKDLESMHPGRTASIYLDGQLVGFVGQIHPQTAKNYNVPETYVAELNLDIIEAALQADKAFVEITKFPAVSRDIALLLPKATTHKDIVTAIESAKVKRLTDIKLFDVYAGANIAEGMKSMAYSLTFQNPNDNLTDEEVTKYMDKITKVLVEQLGAEVR; this is encoded by the coding sequence ATGTTAGTAAGTTATAAATGGTTAAAAGAGCTTGTTGATGTTGATGTTACAACACATGAGCTTTCTGAAAAAATGTCAACAACAGGGATTGAGGTTGAAGGAGTTTCATCACCATCTGAAGGATTGACAAAATTGGTTGTTGGTCATGTTGTATCTTGTGAAGATGTTCCTGAAACACACTTGCACCTTTGCCAAGTAGATACTGGTGATGATGAATTGCGCCAAATCGTTTGTGGTGCTCCAAACGTTACTGCAGGTATCAAAGTTATCGTAGCTGTACCAGGTGCACGTATTGCTGATAACTACAAAATCAAAAAAGGTAAAATCCGTGGTATGGAATCACTTGGTATGATTTGCTCACTCCAAGAACTTGGTTTGCCAGAATCAATCATTCCAAAAGAATTTTCAGACGGTATTCAAATCTTGCCAGAAGATGCTAAACCAGGTGACAGCATTTTCCCATACCTTGATTTGGATGATGAAATTGTTGAGTTGTCAATCACACCAAACCGTGCAGATGCCCTTTCAATGCGTGGGGTTGCACATGAAGTAGCTGCTATCTACGGAAAAGAAGTTCACTTCCCAGAAAAAGAACTTAAAGAAGTTTCTAAAGCTGCAAAAGACGTTATCGATGTTGCTATCGAGTCTGACAAAGTCTTGACTTACAAAGCACGTGTCGTTGAAAACGTGACTGTTAAACCAAGTCCACAATGGTTGCAAAACCTTTTGATGAACGCTGGTATTCGTCCAATCAACAATGTTGTCGACGTGACAAACTACGTGCTATTGTACTTCGGTCAACCAATGCATGCTTTTGATTTGAATAAATTTGAAGACAATAAAATCGTCGCTCGCAATGCGCGTGCTGGTGAAAAATTGGTCACTCTTGATGGCGAAGAACGTGAATTGACAGAAGAAGATCTTGTTATCACAGTTGCTGACAAACCAGTTGCTCTTGCTGGTGTGATGGGTGGTCAAGCTACTGAAATCGACAACGCTTCTAAAAACGTTGTTCTTGAAGCTGCTGTCTTTGATGGTACAGCTATCCGTCGTACTGGATCTCGTTTGAACCTTCGTTCTGAAAGCTCAGCTCGTTTTGAAAAAGGTATCAACTATGCAACTGTCGATGAAGCTCTTGACTTTGCAGCAGCAATGCTTACAGAACTAGCTGAAGGTGATGTTCTTGCTGGTCGTGTTGAAGCTGGTTCAGTTCCAACTGAAGATGTCGAAGTATCAACAACACTTGACTATGTTAACGTTCGTTTGGGAACAGAATTGACTTTTGCTGATATCGAAGATGTCTTTGCAAAACTTGGTTTTGGTTTGTCAGGAAATGCTGATAAATTCACAGTTTCAGTACCACGTCGTCGTTGGGATATTGCTATCCAAGCTGACTTGGTTGAAGAAATTGCTCGTATTTACGGTTACGATAATCTTCCAACAACACTTCCAGAAGCTGCTGGTACTGCAGGTGAATTGACAGCAACACAAAAATTGCGTCGTAAAATGCGTTCAATTGCTGAAGGTGCTGGATTGACTGAAATCGTCTCATATGCTTTGACAACACCTGAAAAAGCAACTGAATTCACATTGCAACCAAGCAACTTGACTGAATTGATGTGGCCAATGTCAGTAGAACGTTCAGTTCTTCGTCAAAACGTTGTTTCTGGTATGCTTGATACCATTGCTTACAACGTTGCTCGTAAAAACAGTAACTTGGCAATCTATGAAATTGGTAAAGTCTTTGAACAAAAAGGTAATCCAAAAGAAGAATTACCAAACGAAATCAGCACATTTGCCTTTGCTATCTCTGGTTTAGTTGCTGAAAAAGACTTCCAAACAAAAGCAACTCCAGTTGATTTCTTCTATGCAAAAGGTATCGTTGAAGCTATCTTTAACAAACTTGATTTGACAGTTGAATACGTTGCCGAAAAAGATCTTGAAAGCATGCACCCAGGTCGTACAGCAAGCATTTATTTGGATGGTCAATTGGTTGGTTTTGTTGGTCAAATTCACCCACAAACAGCTAAAAACTACAACGTTCCAGAAACTTACGTAGCTGAATTGAACTTGGATATCATCGAAGCTGCTCTTCAAGCTGATAAAGCGTTTGTTGAAATCACTAAATTCCCAGCAGTTTCTCGTGATATTGCTTTGTTATTGCCAAAAGCAACTACTCACAAAGATATTGTCACTGCAATCGAATCAGCTAAAGTGAAACGTTTAACAGACATCAAACTCTTTGACGTGTATGCTGGTGCAAATATTGCTGAAGGTATGAAATCAATGGCTTACAGCCTTACATTCCAAAATCCAAACGATAACTTGACTGATGAAGAAGTTACTAAATACATGGATAAAATCACTAAAGTCCTTGTTGAACAACTCGGAGCAGAAGTTCGTTAA
- the rexB gene encoding ATP-dependent nuclease subunit B — protein MKLLYTDIQFDMTEILARKAMEEAKAGKRVFYIAPNSLSFEKERAVLELLPDQASFAITITRFAQMARYFVLNEPQTKETIDDNGLAMIFYRALSHFSDTDLKVFGRLKQDTNFIKQLVDLYKELKTANMTVLDLNGLQSEEKQEDLVKIFLAVNDILLANQYDTQSKIAFFAKQVESGHLDKALENVALVIDGFTRFSAEEEHLVSLLEQKCAQVIIGTYSSQKAYKATFTAGNVYQASLDFLRSLAMKFQAQPHYVESSQQSHEAFAKLSKLFEAKHDFTTAELTLTDDDKKHYVIWDVINQKEEVEHVAKAIRHKLYEGYRYKDILVLLGDVDSYRLQIGKIFDKYEIPYYFGKAESMSDHPLVHFIDSLERVKRYRFRTEDVINLLKTGLYGQFKQDDLDLFEQYLIYTDIKGQSKFAKEFTVNYKGKEHLVFMNQMREQIMAPLLTLFKAQKQLGSSLLEKLMTFLRTISLPDNLEGMVATFPEIEQEKHEQVWRTFTGILNQFQTIFGKEKLSLDEFLSLVRSGMLAAQYRVVPASVDVVSVKSYDLVEPHTNKFVFALGMTQSHFPKIAQNRSLISDEERAKVNETTAENQRFDVISRENIKKNHFAALSLFNSATEELVLSLPQIVNESEDKESSYLAELASFGVPVLVKGRNRLSTDAEDIGNYKALLSRVIEVNRLAIEEDHELSKEEQTFWSVAVRYLRKKLANEGVELPLIKDNMQTKPVSAEVIETRFPSDEPINLSSSAVTTFYNNQYKYFLQYVLGLQEVETIHPDARNHGTYLHRVFELVMKDESDQPFDTKLNQAIQKTNSEDEFKFVYEEDEESRYSLTVLEDIARSTASILKNDAQIQVENEEEPFELMIANAVRIRGIIDRVDRLSDGSLGVVDYKSSHNTFDIQKFYNGLNPQLVTYMQALRDKKGRSESDKIFGAMYLHMQEPKVDLSAVATTDKILENLSKELRYRGLFLDEEKGYLSNGNYHLNDSVYTQEELDILLAYNQKLFIQAAEQIKKGHFLINPYSEDGKSVQGDQLKAITRFEANRHMPYARKWYKLPRKERRQGFLSLMLKEEEEKDEL, from the coding sequence ATGAAATTATTATATACAGATATTCAGTTTGATATGACTGAAATTTTGGCAAGAAAAGCGATGGAAGAGGCTAAAGCTGGTAAGCGTGTTTTCTACATCGCTCCAAACTCTTTGTCTTTTGAAAAAGAAAGGGCAGTTTTGGAACTTTTGCCTGACCAAGCGTCTTTTGCCATTACCATTACACGTTTTGCTCAAATGGCGCGCTATTTTGTCTTAAATGAACCTCAGACCAAAGAAACGATTGATGACAATGGCTTAGCCATGATTTTTTATCGTGCGCTGTCTCATTTTTCTGATACGGATTTGAAAGTTTTCGGGCGTTTAAAGCAAGATACGAATTTCATCAAGCAATTGGTTGATTTGTATAAGGAATTAAAAACGGCTAACATGACCGTGCTTGATTTGAATGGGCTTCAATCTGAGGAAAAGCAAGAGGATTTGGTGAAAATTTTCTTGGCTGTCAATGATATTTTGTTAGCCAATCAGTATGATACTCAGTCAAAAATTGCTTTTTTTGCTAAGCAAGTTGAATCAGGGCACTTGGACAAGGCTCTTGAAAATGTAGCACTTGTCATTGATGGTTTTACGCGTTTTTCAGCAGAAGAAGAGCACTTGGTTAGCTTACTTGAGCAAAAATGTGCGCAAGTTATTATCGGAACATACAGCAGCCAAAAGGCTTATAAGGCAACCTTTACAGCAGGAAACGTTTATCAAGCTAGTTTGGATTTCTTGCGCTCTTTAGCAATGAAATTTCAAGCGCAGCCACATTATGTTGAGAGTTCTCAACAATCACACGAAGCTTTTGCTAAGTTATCAAAATTATTTGAAGCTAAGCATGATTTTACAACAGCAGAGTTAACCTTGACAGATGATGATAAGAAACACTACGTTATCTGGGATGTTATCAACCAAAAAGAAGAAGTTGAGCATGTGGCTAAGGCGATTCGTCATAAGCTTTATGAGGGGTACCGTTATAAAGATATCTTGGTTCTTTTAGGTGATGTGGACAGCTATCGTCTTCAAATCGGAAAGATTTTTGACAAGTATGAAATTCCATATTATTTTGGGAAAGCAGAGTCGATGAGTGATCACCCGTTGGTGCATTTTATTGATTCTTTGGAGCGCGTGAAACGCTATCGCTTCCGAACAGAAGATGTTATCAATCTCTTGAAGACGGGGCTTTATGGACAATTCAAGCAAGATGATTTAGATCTTTTTGAGCAATATTTGATTTATACTGATATTAAAGGACAAAGCAAGTTTGCAAAGGAATTTACGGTTAACTATAAAGGAAAAGAGCACCTAGTTTTTATGAATCAAATGCGCGAGCAAATCATGGCGCCTTTGCTTACGCTCTTTAAAGCGCAAAAGCAGCTTGGTTCAAGTTTGCTTGAAAAATTAATGACTTTCTTGCGTACTATTAGTCTTCCAGACAATCTTGAAGGCATGGTTGCCACTTTTCCAGAGATTGAGCAAGAAAAACATGAGCAAGTTTGGCGAACATTTACAGGAATTTTAAACCAGTTCCAAACGATTTTCGGTAAAGAAAAATTGTCTTTGGATGAATTTTTATCGCTGGTAAGAAGTGGTATGCTTGCTGCTCAGTACCGTGTGGTGCCAGCAAGTGTTGATGTGGTTTCTGTAAAATCTTATGATTTGGTTGAACCACACACCAATAAATTTGTCTTTGCACTTGGTATGACGCAGTCGCATTTCCCAAAAATTGCGCAAAATCGTAGTTTGATTTCAGATGAGGAACGTGCCAAGGTCAATGAAACAACAGCTGAAAATCAACGTTTTGATGTGATTAGTCGTGAAAACATCAAGAAAAATCATTTTGCTGCCTTGTCACTGTTTAATTCAGCGACGGAAGAACTGGTGCTCAGTTTGCCACAAATTGTTAATGAGTCAGAAGATAAGGAATCTTCTTATCTTGCGGAATTAGCTAGCTTTGGTGTGCCTGTTTTGGTTAAGGGACGAAATCGTTTGTCGACAGATGCTGAAGACATTGGAAATTACAAAGCGCTCTTATCTCGTGTGATTGAGGTTAATCGCTTGGCTATTGAAGAAGACCACGAGCTTAGCAAAGAAGAGCAAACCTTCTGGTCAGTAGCTGTACGTTATCTTCGTAAAAAACTGGCTAACGAAGGTGTTGAATTGCCACTGATTAAGGATAATATGCAGACCAAACCAGTTTCTGCCGAAGTGATTGAGACACGTTTTCCAAGTGATGAGCCAATTAATTTGTCTTCATCAGCGGTGACAACTTTCTATAATAACCAGTACAAGTATTTCTTGCAGTATGTTCTTGGCTTGCAAGAAGTTGAAACGATTCATCCGGATGCTAGAAACCACGGAACATATCTTCACCGTGTCTTTGAACTTGTCATGAAAGATGAGTCTGATCAGCCATTTGATACCAAGTTGAATCAAGCTATTCAAAAGACTAATTCTGAAGATGAATTTAAATTTGTCTATGAAGAAGACGAAGAAAGTCGTTATTCTCTGACCGTTTTGGAAGATATTGCAAGAAGCACGGCAAGCATTTTGAAAAATGATGCTCAGATTCAAGTTGAAAACGAGGAAGAGCCGTTTGAATTGATGATTGCAAATGCAGTGCGCATTCGAGGTATTATTGACCGTGTTGACCGCTTGAGCGATGGCAGTCTTGGTGTGGTTGACTATAAATCGAGTCACAATACTTTTGACATTCAGAAATTTTATAATGGTTTGAATCCGCAATTGGTGACATATATGCAGGCTTTGCGTGATAAAAAAGGAAGAAGCGAGTCAGATAAAATTTTTGGCGCCATGTACCTTCACATGCAAGAACCCAAAGTTGATTTGTCAGCGGTAGCCACGACAGATAAAATTTTGGAGAATTTGTCAAAAGAACTACGCTATCGAGGTCTATTCTTGGACGAAGAAAAAGGTTATCTATCAAATGGAAATTATCATTTGAATGATTCTGTTTACACTCAAGAAGAGCTCGATATTCTTCTTGCTTACAACCAAAAATTATTTATTCAAGCAGCAGAGCAAATCAAAAAAGGACATTTTCTGATTAATCCATACAGCGAAGATGGCAAGTCTGTCCAAGGTGACCAGCTAAAAGCTATCACACGCTTTGAAGCCAATCGTCACATGCCATACGCGAGAAAATGGTATAAACTACCAAGAAAAGAAAGACGTCAAGGCTTTTTGAGTCTAATGCTAAAAGAAGAGGAGGAAAAAGATGAACTTTAA
- the addA gene encoding helicase-exonuclease AddAB subunit AddA, protein MNFKPFLTSEEISFLQAQEAKSSSKQKRTPEQIEAIYSSGNNILVSASAGSGKTFVMVERIIDKILRGVTVDQLFISTFTVKAAGELKERLEKKISKVLQVTKDNDTKTYLNEQLLGLQTADIGTMDAFTQKLVNQYGYTLGISPTFRIMTDKSEQDLVKNEVFADLFSDYMLGENQDIFRKLVRNFSGNRKDSSAFREIVYKIYDFSQATDNPKKWMSEVFLKGAKTYTDFSAIPDQEVNDFLSCLHDTANHLQDVTDLEDYKQVTAKGTPTANYKKHLNMIEHLHEWAMHFETLYGREGLGRLASDVADLIPSSPAVTVAGTKYPVFKNLQGRLTGLKHLETIFNYQSESLPLLELLQNFVQDFSEQYLQAKIQENSFEFSDIAHFAIEILEENPDIRKLYQDKYHEVMVDEYQDNNHTQERMLELLSNGHNRFMVGDIKQSIYRFRQADPQIFNQKFKDFQENPEHGKLILLKENFRSQSEVLDATNSIFTHLMDESVGEILYDGMHQLVAGSDAQKEAHPENETKVLIYDTDEANGAPEGAEEESINPNEVKLVAKEIIRLHNEEHVPFEDITLLVSLRTRNNAILQTFEYYGIPLVTDGGEQNYLKSVEVMVMLDTLRALDNPLNDYALVALMRSPMFAFNEDDLARLALQTLEDEHKANLYQKLEHALNGTGEHAELITTALQNKLKDFMDCLASWREFAKWHSLYDLIWKIYNERFYYDYVGNLPRAEQRQANLYALALRANNFERGGFKGLSRFIRMIDKVLESENDLADVEVALPKNAVNLMTIHKSKGLEFKYVFILNLDKRFSIQDMTSPLILSRQNGAGIKYLADMREELETDYFPAVKVSMDTMPYQLNKRELRLAMLSEQMRLLYVAMTRAEKRLYLVGKASAEKLVDKYSGKSENNHIPVSERETFMTFQDWILAIYDTYKNLPFKVEFVTDDDLTEEKIGQIEMTSAIKPDDLKDNRQTENIAEALDRLEAVEKLNTEFKAAINLPSLRTPSQVKKLYEPVMDVDGVDVMAKPYQAKPMFELPDFSKKAKVEATAIGSAMHELMQRITLSEQVTLDDITSALAQVSAEDDVKSRIRLEHVLDFFEGSELGQMIQKNVDKIYREAPFAMLKEDPESNEKFVVRGIVDGYLLFDDRIVLFDYKTDKYTNSEDIKKRYQGQMALYAEALSKSYHIEKVDKYLVLLGGENLEVVKL, encoded by the coding sequence ATGAACTTTAAGCCGTTTTTGACATCAGAAGAGATTTCCTTTTTGCAAGCTCAAGAAGCAAAGTCATCAAGTAAACAAAAGCGCACACCTGAACAGATTGAAGCGATTTATAGTTCTGGCAATAACATTTTAGTCTCAGCCTCAGCGGGTTCTGGTAAAACCTTTGTCATGGTTGAGCGCATTATTGATAAGATTTTACGTGGTGTCACTGTTGACCAGCTTTTCATCTCAACTTTTACTGTTAAAGCAGCAGGTGAGTTAAAAGAACGTCTTGAGAAAAAAATCAGTAAGGTTTTACAAGTAACCAAAGACAACGACACAAAAACATATTTGAATGAGCAATTGCTAGGTCTTCAGACAGCTGACATTGGGACAATGGATGCCTTCACGCAAAAATTGGTTAACCAATATGGCTACACGCTTGGTATTTCGCCAACTTTCCGTATTATGACTGACAAGAGTGAGCAAGATCTTGTCAAAAATGAAGTATTTGCAGATTTATTTTCTGATTATATGCTTGGTGAGAACCAAGACATTTTCCGTAAATTGGTGCGTAATTTTTCAGGAAATCGCAAGGATAGCTCAGCGTTTAGAGAAATCGTTTATAAGATTTATGACTTTAGTCAAGCTACGGATAATCCAAAAAAATGGATGTCTGAGGTATTTTTAAAAGGAGCTAAAACTTATACGGATTTTTCTGCTATTCCAGACCAAGAAGTCAATGACTTTCTAAGTTGCTTACATGATACGGCAAATCATTTGCAGGATGTGACGGACTTAGAGGATTATAAGCAGGTTACAGCTAAGGGGACACCTACTGCAAATTATAAAAAACACTTGAATATGATTGAGCATTTGCATGAATGGGCAATGCATTTTGAGACGCTTTACGGGCGTGAAGGTTTGGGACGTTTGGCTTCTGATGTGGCGGATTTAATACCATCTAGCCCAGCTGTGACAGTTGCAGGAACGAAATATCCTGTCTTTAAAAATCTACAAGGGCGTTTGACTGGTCTTAAACACCTAGAGACGATTTTTAATTATCAATCAGAAAGTCTTCCTTTATTGGAATTATTGCAGAATTTTGTGCAAGATTTTTCTGAGCAATATTTACAAGCTAAAATCCAAGAAAACTCTTTTGAATTCTCAGATATCGCACATTTTGCGATTGAGATTTTAGAGGAAAATCCAGATATTCGTAAGCTTTATCAAGATAAGTACCACGAAGTGATGGTCGATGAGTACCAAGATAACAACCACACGCAGGAGCGCATGTTGGAATTGCTATCAAATGGTCATAATCGTTTTATGGTGGGAGATATCAAGCAATCGATTTATCGTTTCCGTCAGGCTGACCCACAGATTTTCAATCAAAAATTCAAAGATTTTCAAGAAAATCCTGAGCATGGAAAATTAATTTTGCTCAAAGAAAATTTCCGTAGCCAGTCAGAAGTTCTAGATGCAACAAATAGCATTTTTACACACTTGATGGACGAGTCTGTTGGTGAAATTTTGTATGATGGCATGCATCAACTTGTTGCAGGAAGTGATGCTCAGAAAGAAGCTCACCCCGAAAATGAAACAAAAGTGCTCATTTACGACACTGATGAGGCAAATGGTGCTCCAGAAGGTGCCGAAGAAGAGTCAATCAATCCAAACGAAGTCAAGTTAGTCGCAAAAGAAATCATTCGTTTGCATAATGAGGAACACGTTCCGTTTGAAGATATTACACTTTTAGTTTCGCTTCGTACGCGAAATAATGCGATTTTGCAAACCTTTGAATACTACGGGATTCCTTTGGTAACGGATGGTGGCGAACAAAATTATCTCAAATCGGTTGAGGTCATGGTGATGCTTGATACGCTTAGAGCTCTTGATAATCCGCTTAATGATTATGCCCTAGTTGCTCTGATGCGCTCACCCATGTTTGCCTTTAATGAGGATGACCTTGCTAGACTAGCTCTTCAGACTCTTGAAGATGAACACAAGGCTAATCTTTATCAAAAACTCGAACACGCTTTGAATGGCACAGGTGAACATGCTGAATTGATTACGACAGCTCTTCAGAATAAATTGAAAGATTTCATGGACTGTCTTGCAAGCTGGCGTGAATTTGCCAAATGGCACTCGCTTTATGACTTGATTTGGAAGATTTATAATGAGCGTTTCTATTATGATTACGTTGGAAATCTGCCTCGTGCAGAGCAACGTCAAGCCAATCTTTATGCGCTTGCGCTTCGTGCCAATAATTTTGAACGAGGCGGATTTAAAGGCTTATCACGCTTTATTCGTATGATTGACAAAGTTCTTGAGAGTGAAAATGATTTGGCAGATGTTGAAGTGGCACTGCCTAAAAATGCTGTAAACTTGATGACCATTCACAAGAGTAAGGGACTTGAGTTTAAGTATGTTTTCATTTTAAATCTTGATAAGAGATTTAGTATTCAAGACATGACTTCGCCTTTGATTCTGTCACGCCAAAATGGAGCAGGTATCAAGTATTTAGCTGATATGCGAGAAGAGTTGGAAACTGATTATTTCCCAGCAGTAAAAGTCAGCATGGATACTATGCCTTATCAACTGAATAAACGAGAACTTCGTTTAGCAATGTTATCTGAACAAATGCGTCTGCTTTACGTTGCAATGACTCGTGCAGAAAAAAGATTGTATTTAGTCGGAAAAGCAAGTGCAGAAAAATTAGTGGACAAATACAGTGGAAAATCAGAAAATAATCATATTCCAGTATCTGAGCGTGAAACCTTCATGACATTTCAAGACTGGATTCTTGCTATTTATGATACTTACAAAAATTTGCCATTTAAAGTTGAATTTGTCACAGACGATGATTTGACAGAGGAAAAAATTGGTCAAATTGAAATGACGTCTGCCATTAAACCAGATGACTTGAAAGATAATCGTCAGACAGAAAATATTGCAGAAGCCTTGGATAGGCTAGAGGCTGTAGAAAAGCTAAATACTGAATTTAAAGCTGCGATTAATTTGCCAAGTTTGAGAACACCAAGTCAAGTTAAAAAACTTTATGAGCCAGTTATGGACGTTGATGGTGTTGATGTCATGGCAAAACCATATCAAGCTAAGCCAATGTTTGAGCTTCCAGATTTTTCAAAGAAAGCAAAAGTAGAAGCGACAGCAATTGGTTCTGCGATGCACGAACTCATGCAGAGAATTACACTATCAGAGCAAGTGACACTAGATGATATCACATCAGCATTAGCGCAAGTTTCAGCTGAAGATGATGTCAAATCACGTATTCGTCTTGAGCATGTGCTTGATTTCTTTGAAGGTTCAGAGCTTGGACAAATGATTCAGAAAAATGTTGATAAAATTTATCGTGAAGCTCCATTTGCCATGTTAAAAGAAGACCCAGAAAGTAACGAAAAATTTGTCGTACGTGGGATTGTCGATGGTTATCTTTTATTCGACGACCGAATTGTTCTGTTTGATTATAAAACAGACAAATACACTAACAGCGAAGACATCAAAAAACGCTATCAGGGACAAATGGCTCTTTACGCCGAAGCCCTTAGCAAGTCTTACCATATCGAAAAAGTTGACAAATACCTTGTTTTACTTGGTGGAGAAAACTTAGAAGTAGTTAAACTGTAA
- a CDS encoding cobalamin-independent methionine synthase II family protein: MAKSRFQLVGSLLRPADLREYKIAIEHRDDIKYPFYDAFEGYKETETADIKKVIAEEKAAGIDVLTDGEYSKSMWHLDFVWGLKGIERYIADHGYTFQDHDGGHFETRKDIGIRITEPLSGKNHHFLDIYKLLKEEAGETDTKLTIWGPAHAYTEFTVFNKLAGENQVYKTNEELKAGLINAYKEFLKEYKEAGGEIIQFDDCLWELFDETNPSGFFAQGNSALANLADEFISVNNEVADYGHELGLKVWTHNCRGNYESRSAAGGTYEAIATKFLKDQHYDRFFLEWDSEVSGDLKALESLKDSNAEVVLGLLSSKTTELDDEERALKMLEEASKIIPKERLFLSHQCGFASCDSGNELAIPQQWAKIKQGQEIAAKFWN; the protein is encoded by the coding sequence ATGGCAAAATCAAGATTTCAATTAGTTGGTTCGCTCCTACGACCAGCAGATTTACGCGAATATAAAATCGCAATCGAACACCGTGATGATATCAAATATCCTTTCTACGATGCATTCGAAGGCTACAAAGAAACAGAAACAGCTGATATCAAAAAAGTTATCGCTGAAGAAAAAGCGGCAGGTATCGATGTCCTAACTGACGGCGAATACTCAAAATCTATGTGGCACCTTGATTTCGTTTGGGGCTTAAAAGGTATTGAACGTTACATCGCTGACCACGGATACACTTTCCAAGACCATGATGGCGGTCATTTTGAAACACGTAAAGATATTGGTATCCGTATCACAGAACCACTTTCTGGCAAAAATCACCACTTCCTAGATATTTACAAACTTCTTAAAGAAGAAGCTGGTGAAACTGACACAAAACTAACAATCTGGGGACCTGCCCACGCTTACACAGAATTCACTGTTTTCAATAAACTCGCTGGTGAAAATCAAGTTTACAAAACTAACGAAGAACTAAAAGCTGGTCTTATCAATGCCTATAAAGAATTCTTGAAAGAGTACAAAGAAGCTGGTGGTGAAATCATCCAATTCGACGATTGTCTTTGGGAACTTTTTGACGAAACAAACCCATCTGGTTTCTTTGCTCAAGGAAATAGTGCCCTTGCTAATCTAGCTGATGAATTTATCTCAGTCAACAATGAAGTGGCTGATTATGGTCACGAGCTTGGACTTAAAGTTTGGACACACAATTGCCGTGGAAACTATGAAAGCCGTTCTGCTGCTGGTGGAACTTATGAAGCTATCGCTACAAAATTCTTGAAAGACCAACACTATGACCGTTTCTTCCTAGAGTGGGATAGTGAAGTTTCTGGTGACCTTAAAGCACTTGAAAGCTTGAAAGACTCTAACGCTGAAGTTGTGCTTGGACTTCTTTCAAGTAAAACAACTGAACTTGATGACGAAGAACGTGCACTTAAAATGCTCGAAGAAGCTAGCAAGATTATTCCAAAAGAACGTCTTTTCCTTTCACATCAATGTGGTTTTGCGTCTTGTGACTCAGGAAATGAGCTAGCCATTCCACAACAATGGGCTAAAATCAAACAAGGTCAAGAAATCGCTGCTAAATTCTGGAATTAA